A genomic region of Bactrocera dorsalis isolate Fly_Bdor chromosome 3, ASM2337382v1, whole genome shotgun sequence contains the following coding sequences:
- the LOC125777621 gene encoding piggyBac transposable element-derived protein 4-like, whose protein sequence is MNNRKKSARNMREDDILAIINSSDSDVSDFSASDSEYIPDSENEVDESPSEDDEVTDIDNAIVLSSESSNLPVVWGEPSVLFRPRFSITEDFEPILLAQISRNATEFEVFKCIFPESLFIFIAQCTNERLSILKKQKSYNIAPTDASEIKILLGITLIMGYNQLPDISDYWSQNESMGNEYIKKAMSRTRFQALMSKLYFNFPEKPEAASKLYYIEEVTNCLKYTFVKTRTDSLRQSIDESMAKFKSRSSLKQYLPMKPTKRGIKIWQRCDSKTGYTYDFNIYAGKEECSTLSGTLGERVVFKLCKTIRNPDTVLVFDRFFTSYNLMKTLPFACVGTCIQNRKNLPTISDRLKKGECKFCISETGIMVAKWQDSREVIVMSNCHSPTMSIVFRKQKDGSRVVTNCPKALAFYNENMGGVDISDQKVKTYEQNRKSSKWWRKVFFKLFMTSIVNAHIVYQENIHKKFQLKNFIVPLAEQLIAQGRVGTKVKRTSTTKGPRSKRAKKMLNVGDHMPVKGDRRRRCVLCTSIKKEKP, encoded by the coding sequence atgaataatagaaaaaaatctgcCAGAAATATGAGGGAAGACGACATTTTGGCGATTATCAATTCCAGCGACTCTGACGTAAGTGATTTTAGTGCTTCTGACTCAGAGTATATTCCGGATTCCGAGAACGAAGTAGACGAGTCTCCGAGCGAGGATGATGAAGTAACGGATATTGATAATGCAATAGTGTTATCCAGTGAAAGTTCCAATCTTCCAGTAGTATGGGGAGAACCATCAGTTTTATTTCGTCCTCGCTTTTCTATCACTGAAGACTTTGAGCCCATTCTGTTGGCTCAAATTTCAAGGAATGCAACTGAGTTCGAAGtcttcaaatgcatttttccagaatcattatttatttttatcgcgCAGTGCACAAATGAACGATTGAGCattctaaaaaaacaaaaaagttataatattgCACCAACTGATGCatcagaaattaaaattttgttgggcATTACGCTTATAATGGGTTATAATCAACTTCCAGACATTTCTGATTACTGGTCCCAAAATGAATCCATGGGAAATGAGTACATAAAAAAGGCGATGTCGCGAACTCGTTTTCAGGCCTTAatgtcaaaattatattttaacttCCCTGAGAAACCTGAAGCAGCATCTAAGCTTTATTATATAGAAGAAGTTACCAATTGTTTGAAATATACGTTTGTCAAAACTCGTACCGATAGTTTGCGTCAAAGCATCGATGAGTCCATGGCAAAATTTAAAAGTCGATCTTCTCTAAAGCAATATCTTCCGATGAAGCCGACTAAACGTGGCataaaaatttggcaaaggTGTGATTCTAAAACTGGTTATAcatatgattttaatatttatgcggGTAAAGAGGAATGCTCAACATTATCAGGAACTTTAGGGGAGAGAGTCGTTTTTAAATTGTGCAAAACTATTCGAAATCCGGATACTGTGTTGGTTTTTGACCGTTTTTTCACCTCATATAATCTGATGAAAACTTTGCCATTTGCTTGCGTAGGAACATGTATTCAAAATAGAAAGAACTTGCCAACCATTAGTGACCGTTTGAAGAAAGGTGAATGTAAATTTTGCATTAGCGAAACCGGTATAATGGTAGCAAAATGGCAGGACTCACGTGAAGTTATTGTTATGAGTAACTGTCATAGTCCTACAATGTCCATAGTCTTCAGAAAGCAAAAAGATGGTTCAAGGGTTGTTACTAACTGTCCTAAAGCATTGGCTTTCTATAATGAGAACATGGGAGGAGTTGACATATCTGATCAAAAGGTTAAAACTTATGAACAGAACAGAAAATCAAGCAAATGGTGGCGTAAAGTATTTTTCAAGCTTTTCATGACATCTATTGTAAATGCCCATATTGTTTATCAggaaaatatccacaaaaagtttcaactgaaaaattttattgttccaCTCGCAGAACAGCTCATTGCGCAAGGAAGAGTTGGGACAAAAGTCAAAAGGACATCTACAACAAAAGGACCCAGGtcaaaaagagcaaaaaaaatgttaaacgtgGGAGATCATATGCCAGTAAAAGGTGATCGCCGCAGACGCTGTGTTTTATGCAcctcaataaaaaaagaaaaaccataa